A DNA window from Setaria viridis chromosome 2, Setaria_viridis_v4.0, whole genome shotgun sequence contains the following coding sequences:
- the LOC117843478 gene encoding protein STRUBBELIG-RECEPTOR FAMILY 3 isoform X5, whose product MSKPARVLRVSPPPLVASAAILLLLSALPCCQPYTYEQDVFAINGLYTALGAPQLPNWTTNGGDPCNEGWQGVSCVASNITSIILSGASLGGQLGNTLGNFTSLITLDLSNNNIGGTIPDGLPVTMQKFFLSANQLSGSLPSTLSSLTLLTSMSLNNNQLSGDIPDVFLALTGLANLDFSSNNLTGPLPPSMGNLTALTSLHIQNNQLTGTLDVLQDLPFQDLNIENNLFSGPVPVKLLNLPNFKKDGNPFNTSIAPSAQPPAAPTPLPSVSPPARHVPTKEPSTSSSVPGGSTPGSGKHTVSTIKLVGYILTGVVSAVVIVLMAMYCLSKCKEKKSRDDIYTKNKIGRVPQKLGEPKIKEVAEIKESPVKHENNVGKAGSHVISDAKEEHRLKMPTSAASNVVYDARDGQKSDSSMAAAPGVVTVKPKEHVIDMKKADNLVEEQLHPMQPVALRTEKVIVNPSVRTRKGRVPSVGKVDLTSTVKSFSIASLQQYTNSFSEENFIRDSRFGKVYLAELPDGELLEVLAIDAFNSKVPVDAFLELVVSISELRHPNILGLVGYCAEFEQRLLVYEHCSKMTLHDELHYLDDSSKPLSWNARLQVAVGAAKALQHLHDGCQPPIVHQNFEPSVVLLNSTLVVHISESGLASLASKSVSQLSGRTLFHYEAPEVHESGSVSDRSDVYSFGVVMLELLTGRKPYDSQFNNI is encoded by the exons ATGAGCAAGCCGGCGCGCGTGCTGCGGGTGTCCCCGCCGCCCCTGGTTGCTTCGGCCGCCATCTTGTTGCTACTCTCCGCGTTACCGTGCTGTCAGCCCTACACTTACGAGCAAGACG TGTTTGCGATAAATGGCTTGTACACTGCGCTTGGAGCACCACAGCTGCCTAATTGGACTACAAATGGCGGTGACCCCTGCAATGAGGGTTGGCAGGGTGTTTCATGCGTGGCCTCAAATATTACCTCCAT AATTCTCAGCGGTGCAAGTTTGGGTGGACAGCTGGGTAACACTTTGGGGAATTTCACATCATTAATCACCTT GGATCTTAGCAACAATAATATTGGCGGAACCATACCAGATGGTCTACCAGTCACAATGCAGAAATT TTTCCTTTCAGCTAACCAGCTAAGTGGTAGCCTCCCAAGTACATTGTCATCACTTACACTTTTGACAAGCAT GTCACTCAATAACAACCAATTGTCTGGAGATATACCAGATGTATTTTTAGCACTCACTGGACTCGCAAATTT AGATTTTTCTTCTAACAACTTGACCGGTCCGCTGCCACCTTCAATGGGAAATTTGACAGCATTGACTAGCCT GCATATTCAGAACAATCAACTAACCGGAACCCTTGATGTGTTGCAAGATCTACCTTTCCAAGATTT GAACATAGAAAACAATCTTTTCTCTGGTCCAGTGCCTGTGAAGTTACTCAACTTGCCAAACTTTAA GAAGGATGGGAACCCATTCAATACCAGCATAGCCCCATCCGCACAACCTCCTGCGGCGCCAACACCATTACCATCAGTCTCGCCTCCAGCTAGGCATGTCCCCACAAAAGAACCTTCAACCTCTTCTAGTGTTCCAGGAGGAAGTACTCCAGGATCGGGAAAACATACTGTATCTACAATCAAATTAGTTGGATATATCCTTACAGGAGTGGTATCAGCAGTAGTTATTGTGCTAATGGCCATGTACTGTTTATCCAAGTGCAAAGAAAAAAAGTCAAGGGATGACATTTATACCAAAAACAAGATAGGAAGGGTGCCTCAGAAGCTTGGAGAGCCTAAAATCAAGGAAGTGGCAGAAATCAAGGAGTCACcagtaaaacacgagaataatGTTGGGAAAG CAGGTTCCCATGTTATTTCTGACGCAAAGGAGGAGCATAGGTTAAAAATGCCAACATCAG CAGCTTCAAATGTTGTTTATGATGCGAGAGATGGGCAAAAGTCAGACTCATCGATGGCAG CTGCTCCTGGGGTTGTCACAGTGAAGCCAAAAGAGCATGTAATTGATATGAAAAAGGCTGATAATCTTGTTGAGGAACAGCTGCATCCTATGCAACCTGTTGCACTGCGTACAGAAAAGGTCATCGTCAATCCCAGTGTCCGCACTAGAAAGGGAAGAGTACCTTCAGTTGGAAAGGTAGACTTGACAAGTACTGTCAAGTCCTTTTCCATTGCATCCCTTCAACAATATACCAATAGTTTCAGTGAGGAAAATTTCATAAGAGATAGCAGGTTTGGTAAGGTATATCTGGCAGAGCTTCCTGATGGAGAG CTACTTGAAGTTTTGGCGATAGATGCTTTTAACTCAAAAGTACCAGTGGACGCCTTTCTTGAGCTAGTTGTCAGCATTTCTGAACTCAGGCATCCTAACATACTTGGGCTTGTTGGATACTGTGCGGAGTTTGAGCAGCGATTACTTGTCTACGAGCACTGTAGCAAGATGACCCTACATGATGAGCTCCATTATTTAGATGACTCAAGCAAGCCATTATCATGGAATGCTCGCCTCCAAGTTGCTGTTGGGGCAGCAAAAGCATTACA ACATCTTCATGATGGTTGCCAACCACCAATTGTACATCAGAattttgaaccatctgttgttCTTCTGAACAGCACCTTAGTTGTGCATATTTCTGAATCTGGCCTTGCATCATTAGCATCAAAATCAGTATCTCAG TTGTCTGGCCGCACCTTATTCCATTATGAAGCTCCTGAGGTGCATGAATCTGGATCCGTAAGTGATCGAAGTGATGTTTACAGCTTCGGTGTTGTCATGTTGGAACTTCTAACAGGGCGTAAACCTTATGACAG CCAATTCAACAATATTTGA